A segment of the bacterium genome:
CAAAAAGTGGGCGAAGCGCTGCCGCATCGGGTCGGCGGCGTCCAGCTTCTGCCAGCCGCTCGTGACCATCGCCGGCGTGATCGGCACCAGGTGCGCCGCTTCCCAGTTGTCGGCGACGAAGGGCGCCCTCAACTCGTGCGGGCCAGCCTTGGACTGCGGCTCCATCTCCTTGATCGCGCCGGTGATGACATCCGTGTACATCTGGTGGGCGGCATCGAGCGGATGCACGCCGTCGTCGGAGAAGATCATGTGCCCGTCGGGCCCCGGCAGCGGCTTGCCATTCTCGTCCTTGGGCGAGACGTAGATCAGCTTGCCTTCCTTCTCCAGTTGGACGGTCCGCAGGGCCATGTTGATCGAGGGGATGCCGTAGTACTCGGCCAGCATCTCATCGGCCCCGGCGGCACGCGGGCACAGCCCCTGCTCCAGGTCCTTCTCGTACCCGACCCGGAAGGTGTAGACATAGCAGATGTCGATCGTCGGGTCCTGGAGCCAGATCTGGCGGACGATGCCCTCCATCGAGCGCCAGATGGCCTCGGGCTCGGCCCCGCCGTCGTTGACGGAGAACTCCACGAAGACGAGGTCGGGCTTCCCGCTGAGCACGTCCTGCTGGCAGCGGAAGACGCCCAGGTCCGAGCCGGTGCCACCGATGGCGGCGTTGATCTCCACCAGCTTGGCCTGGGGGTAGGCGTCCTGGAACCACTTGAGCGTCTTGACGCGCCAGCCTCCGGCAGCCGTG
Coding sequences within it:
- a CDS encoding SGNH/GDSL hydrolase family protein; translation: MTRCFALCLLSLLIPGAMLMADTPQYRPVPAEMFHTRGGLGNVLAKLKAGGEVRIAYFGGSITAAGGWRVKTLKWFQDAYPQAKLVEINAAIGGTGSDLGVFRCQQDVLSGKPDLVFVEFSVNDGGAEPEAIWRSMEGIVRQIWLQDPTIDICYVYTFRVGYEKDLEQGLCPRAAGADEMLAEYYGIPSINMALRTVQLEKEGKLIYVSPKDENGKPLPGPDGHMIFSDDGVHPLDAAHQMYTDVITGAIKEMEPQSKAGPHELRAPFVADNWEAAHLVPITPAMVTSGWQKLDAADPMRQRFAHFLPELWQATQPGEKLHFKFKGSTVRLYDIVGPDGGQAVVTLDGKTGKPIPRFDSYCSYHRLQVMGVAAGLNPDAVHEVTIELHPDQPDRSSVTNREKDKPGYNPEKYNGTVLRVGSIMLIGELVE